A region of Candidatus Leptovillus gracilis DNA encodes the following proteins:
- a CDS encoding GNAT family N-acetyltransferase: MMITEQASTTTLPAGFIVRPAQMNDIETAVALFNAASIAQSGRAEFTIEDIRGEWETEDFHLDTATRVVVSPLGELAGYVEVWDTHSLPVSPWVWGRVHPQFEGLGIGTFLLEWAEVRCREVFPRVPAEALVTMRAGAISTHEPSQALLAGYGMVPTRSFYTMKIELPTEPATAVIPANIHIITLPNRDDLRAVMNATTDAFRDHWGFVSSPEEEELRHWQQWIGRDHLFDPSLWFLAMAGDEVAGVSLCRINSYEDPAMGWVNTLGVRRPWRRNGLALALLQHSFAELYRRGRRSVGLGVDASSLTGATRLYEKAGMFIARQFINYEKELRPGIDLRTQTLHE; the protein is encoded by the coding sequence ATGATGATTACCGAACAAGCAAGTACAACAACATTACCGGCCGGATTTATTGTACGGCCAGCGCAAATGAACGATATTGAGACGGCCGTTGCCCTGTTCAACGCCGCCTCCATTGCCCAATCCGGCCGCGCCGAGTTCACCATCGAAGATATTCGCGGCGAGTGGGAAACTGAAGATTTCCACCTGGACACGGCCACCCGCGTCGTTGTTTCGCCGCTGGGTGAATTGGCGGGCTATGTGGAAGTGTGGGACACACACTCGCTGCCCGTTTCCCCCTGGGTGTGGGGCCGCGTCCATCCGCAGTTTGAAGGGCTGGGTATCGGCACGTTCCTGCTGGAATGGGCGGAGGTGCGCTGCCGCGAAGTTTTTCCCCGCGTGCCTGCCGAAGCCCTGGTGACGATGCGCGCCGGGGCCATCAGCACCCATGAGCCATCCCAAGCGCTGTTGGCTGGCTATGGCATGGTCCCAACGCGCTCATTCTATACCATGAAGATTGAGCTGCCGACGGAACCGGCAACGGCCGTAATCCCGGCCAACATCCACATCATCACCCTGCCCAACCGGGACGACCTGCGCGCCGTTATGAATGCCACCACCGACGCCTTCCGCGACCATTGGGGTTTCGTCTCTTCCCCGGAAGAAGAAGAACTGCGCCATTGGCAGCAGTGGATCGGCCGCGACCATCTCTTTGACCCGTCCTTGTGGTTTCTGGCGATGGCTGGCGACGAAGTGGCCGGAGTCTCGCTGTGCCGCATCAACTCCTACGAGGACCCGGCGATGGGTTGGGTGAATACATTGGGCGTGCGACGGCCGTGGCGGCGCAATGGGCTGGCCCTGGCGCTGCTGCAACACTCCTTTGCCGAATTGTACCGGCGTGGGCGGCGCTCGGTAGGGCTGGGCGTAGACGCCAGCAGCCTGACTGGGGCCACCCGGCTGTATGAAAAAGCGGGCATGTTCATCGCCCGCCAGTTCATCAATTACGAAAAGGAACTGCGCCCCGGCATAGACCTGCGCACGCAGACTTTGCACGAATAG
- a CDS encoding HAD family phosphatase, producing the protein MIQAIIFDIGGVLVRTGDHRHRREWEARLGLAERESEEIVFGGEMGTKAQRGDISDEALWVWVGQRLNLSQSDLAAFRRSFWAGDVLDTDLVAFIRKLRPRYQTAVISNATDGLHAALADKFHIADAFDLIVGSAVERVMKPDPEIFTRTLARLGRAPAEAVFVDDFAHNIKAARDLGLHTIHFQPGTDIPAELAQLGVTP; encoded by the coding sequence AAGCAATAATCTTTGACATTGGCGGGGTGTTGGTCCGCACCGGCGACCACCGCCACCGTCGGGAATGGGAAGCGCGCCTGGGTCTGGCCGAGCGTGAATCGGAAGAGATTGTCTTTGGCGGCGAAATGGGCACAAAGGCGCAGCGCGGCGACATTAGCGACGAGGCGTTGTGGGTCTGGGTTGGTCAGCGGCTTAACCTGAGCCAGAGCGATCTGGCGGCGTTTCGGCGCAGCTTTTGGGCCGGAGATGTGCTGGATACAGACCTGGTGGCCTTCATTCGCAAGCTGAGGCCGCGTTACCAGACGGCCGTTATCAGCAACGCCACCGATGGCCTACACGCCGCCCTGGCCGACAAATTCCACATCGCCGACGCCTTCGACCTCATCGTCGGCTCGGCGGTTGAACGGGTGATGAAACCAGACCCGGAAATTTTTACCCGCACCCTGGCGCGCCTGGGCCGCGCGCCGGCCGAAGCTGTTTTTGTAGACGATTTTGCCCACAACATCAAAGCGGCGCGCGATCTGGGCCTGCACACCATTCATTTCCAGCCCGGCACAGACATCCCGGCGGAACTGGCGCAGCTCGGCGTAACGCCCTAA